Proteins found in one Colletes latitarsis isolate SP2378_abdomen chromosome 8, iyColLati1, whole genome shotgun sequence genomic segment:
- the Sky gene encoding GTPase-activating protein skywalker isoform X3: protein MLVTQTPSSMDNQPNMMSVLEEETNVDIDDAFPPHVDTANIVILPESPTSKKQALKTFNEVNALLQAGRKREVKLIIRENAWPLNNGIRAQLWPALCNQHAHGKNMLDGFYWDMVNQVFGTTELPEKSIMLPPFVDSTHCLSYNLTRTGRSVADRVVSVLGYACPDITYSPSLYPITVLLLHFMPEEECYHCMASLVAAKDKMFITQTKLLYEVTWKTVEQITRKHVKSAAVHLARHCSGSRAERIYMDWIWWILQLLPFQHLVRVMDCFLHEGIKVFYRVAMAIVLLFYKHSSLQNSEWMNEISKSGIDATLSKFCRQIPVTPAKFLRTAFGIRGLSSAYISRVFLRTEMALKSRSVLTGSRSLARSRSTDNLPTSQSQVNIQMMSHTLTIREKECEDTYKDRLFTLWSWLPMRITMYQPILLYTTEEHGCSLTTFYVRVEQHEPTLLMIKTCNNEVFGAYCSTRWCERNLKNDKGQRQAYFGTGETFLFSLYPERAKYPWIGMDTSHNDAKVHHSAELFMAADSKMITIGGGDGQAIWMDENIRFGKTDRCSTFNNPPLCASGDFEIRVLEVYGFAGA, encoded by the exons ATGTTAGTCACACAGACACCCTCCTCGATGGACAATCAGCCGAATATGATGTCGGTACTCGAGGAGGAGACGAACGTCGATATCGATGACGCGTTCCCGCCGCACGTTGACACGGCGAACATCGTCATACTGCCCGAGTCGCCTACCAGCAAGAAGCAAGCGCTGAAGACCTTCAACGAGGTCAACGCGCTTCTCCAGGCTGGCAGAAAGAGGGAGGTTAAGCTGATCATAAGGGAGAATGCGTGGCCATTGAACAACGGGATCAGGGCGCAACTATGGCCAGCTCTTTGCAACCAGCATGCACACGGCAAGAACATGCTCGATGGCTTCTATTGGGACATGGTCAACCAAGTGTTTGGGACCACAG AGCTGCCGGAAAAATCAATCATGTTACCGCCGTTTGTGGATAGCACTCATTGCCTGTCGTACAACCTGACAAGAACAGGCAGGAGTGTGGCGGACAGGGTCGTGTCTGTGCTAGGATACGCCTGTCCTGATATCACCTACAGTCCTTCTCTTTATCCCATTACAGTACTTCTTCTTCACTTTATGCCAG AGGAGGAGTGTTATCATTGTATGGCCAGCCTGGTGGCCGCTAAAGACAAGATGTTCATCACGCAGACCAAGCTCCTCTACGAGGTTACCTGGAAAACTGTGGAGCAGATCACCAGAAAGCACGTG AAATCAGCCGCGGTACATTTAGCGAGGCACTGTTCTGGATCAAGAGCAGAAAGAATCTACATGGATTGGATCTGGTGGATTCTACAACTTCTCCCATTCCAACATCTAGTCAGGGTTATGGACTGTTTTCTTCACGAAGGCATCAAG GTCTTCTATCGAGTAGCAATGGCTATAGTTTTATTATTCTATAAACACTCATCATTGCAAAACTCTGAATGGAtgaatgaaatttctaaaaGCGGTATTGACGCTACATTATCGAAGTTCTGCAGGCAAATACCG GTAACGCCAGCTAAATTTTTACGGACCGCGTTTGGGATACGCGGTCTCAGTTCTGCATACATATCAAGGGTATTTTTGCGCACAGAAATGGCTCTTAAAAGTAGAAGCGTTTTAACGGGATCCAGATCGTTGGCGCGATCGCGATCCACGGACAATCTGCCTACGAGTCAGTCTCAAGTCAACATTCAGATGATGTCGCACACGCTCACGATACGAGAA AAAGAGTGTGAAGACACATACAAAGACAGG TTATTCACATTGTGGTCCTGGCTGCCGATGAGGATCACCATGTATCAGCCAATTCTACTGTACACGACAGAAGAGCATGGTTGTTCGTTGACAACATTTTACGTAAGGGTAGAGCAACACGAACCAACTCTGCTGATGATCAAAACGTGTAACAACGAA GTGTTTGGTGCCTACTGTTCTACAAGATGGTGCGAACGCAATTTAAAGAACGATAAAGGACAAAGACAAGCTTATTTCGGTACGGGGGAAACGTTCCTGTTCAGTTTGTATCCTGAACGAGCAaagtatccttggataggcatggACACCTCGCACAACGATGCGAAAGTTCATCATTCGGCTGAACTGTTCATGGCGGCAGATTCCAAAATGATAACAATTGGCGGAGG AGACGGACAAGCGATATGGATGGACGAAAACATAAGATTCGGCAAAACAGATCGGTGCTCCACGTTTAACAATCCACCTCTTTGTGCTAGTGGCGACTTTGAGATTAGGGTACTAGAAGTATACGGTTTTGCCGGTGCTTGA
- the Sky gene encoding GTPase-activating protein skywalker isoform X4 yields the protein MLVTQTPSSMDNQPNMMSVLEEETNVDIDDAFPPHVDTANIVILPESPTSKKQALKTFNEVNALLQAGRKREVKLIIRENAWPLNNGIRAQLWPALCNQHAHGKNMLDGFYWDMVNQVFGTTELPEKSIMLPPFVDSTHCLSYNLTRTGRSVADRVVSVLGYACPDITYSPSLYPITVLLLHFMPEEECYHCMASLVAAKDKMFITQTKLLYEVTWKTVEQITRKHVKSAAVHLARHCSGSRAERIYMDWIWWILQLLPFQHLVRVMDCFLHEGIKVFYRVAMAIVLLFYKHSSLQNSEWMNEISKSGIDATLSKFCRQIPVTPAKFLRTAFGIRGLSSAYISRVFLRTEMALKSRSVLTGSRSLARSRSTDNLPTSQSQVNIQMMSHTLTIRELFTLWSWLPMRITMYQPILLYTTEEHGCSLTTFYVRVEQHEPTLLMIKTCNNEVFGAYCSTRWCERNLKNDKGQRQAYFGTGETFLFSLYPERAKYPWIGMDTSHNDAKVHHSAELFMAADSKMITIGGGDGQAIWMDENIRFGKTDRCSTFNNPPLCASGDFEIRVLEVYGFAGA from the exons ATGTTAGTCACACAGACACCCTCCTCGATGGACAATCAGCCGAATATGATGTCGGTACTCGAGGAGGAGACGAACGTCGATATCGATGACGCGTTCCCGCCGCACGTTGACACGGCGAACATCGTCATACTGCCCGAGTCGCCTACCAGCAAGAAGCAAGCGCTGAAGACCTTCAACGAGGTCAACGCGCTTCTCCAGGCTGGCAGAAAGAGGGAGGTTAAGCTGATCATAAGGGAGAATGCGTGGCCATTGAACAACGGGATCAGGGCGCAACTATGGCCAGCTCTTTGCAACCAGCATGCACACGGCAAGAACATGCTCGATGGCTTCTATTGGGACATGGTCAACCAAGTGTTTGGGACCACAG AGCTGCCGGAAAAATCAATCATGTTACCGCCGTTTGTGGATAGCACTCATTGCCTGTCGTACAACCTGACAAGAACAGGCAGGAGTGTGGCGGACAGGGTCGTGTCTGTGCTAGGATACGCCTGTCCTGATATCACCTACAGTCCTTCTCTTTATCCCATTACAGTACTTCTTCTTCACTTTATGCCAG AGGAGGAGTGTTATCATTGTATGGCCAGCCTGGTGGCCGCTAAAGACAAGATGTTCATCACGCAGACCAAGCTCCTCTACGAGGTTACCTGGAAAACTGTGGAGCAGATCACCAGAAAGCACGTG AAATCAGCCGCGGTACATTTAGCGAGGCACTGTTCTGGATCAAGAGCAGAAAGAATCTACATGGATTGGATCTGGTGGATTCTACAACTTCTCCCATTCCAACATCTAGTCAGGGTTATGGACTGTTTTCTTCACGAAGGCATCAAG GTCTTCTATCGAGTAGCAATGGCTATAGTTTTATTATTCTATAAACACTCATCATTGCAAAACTCTGAATGGAtgaatgaaatttctaaaaGCGGTATTGACGCTACATTATCGAAGTTCTGCAGGCAAATACCG GTAACGCCAGCTAAATTTTTACGGACCGCGTTTGGGATACGCGGTCTCAGTTCTGCATACATATCAAGGGTATTTTTGCGCACAGAAATGGCTCTTAAAAGTAGAAGCGTTTTAACGGGATCCAGATCGTTGGCGCGATCGCGATCCACGGACAATCTGCCTACGAGTCAGTCTCAAGTCAACATTCAGATGATGTCGCACACGCTCACGATACGAGAA TTATTCACATTGTGGTCCTGGCTGCCGATGAGGATCACCATGTATCAGCCAATTCTACTGTACACGACAGAAGAGCATGGTTGTTCGTTGACAACATTTTACGTAAGGGTAGAGCAACACGAACCAACTCTGCTGATGATCAAAACGTGTAACAACGAA GTGTTTGGTGCCTACTGTTCTACAAGATGGTGCGAACGCAATTTAAAGAACGATAAAGGACAAAGACAAGCTTATTTCGGTACGGGGGAAACGTTCCTGTTCAGTTTGTATCCTGAACGAGCAaagtatccttggataggcatggACACCTCGCACAACGATGCGAAAGTTCATCATTCGGCTGAACTGTTCATGGCGGCAGATTCCAAAATGATAACAATTGGCGGAGG AGACGGACAAGCGATATGGATGGACGAAAACATAAGATTCGGCAAAACAGATCGGTGCTCCACGTTTAACAATCCACCTCTTTGTGCTAGTGGCGACTTTGAGATTAGGGTACTAGAAGTATACGGTTTTGCCGGTGCTTGA
- the Sky gene encoding GTPase-activating protein skywalker isoform X2, whose protein sequence is MLVTQTPSSMDNQPNMMSVLEEETNVDIDDAFPPHVDTANIVILPESPTSKKQALKTFNEVNALLQAGRKREVKLIIRENAWPLNNGIRAQLWPALCNQHAHGKNMLDGFYWDMVNQVFGTTELPEKSIMLPPFVDSTHCLSYNLTRTGRSVADRVVSVLGYACPDITYSPSLYPITVLLLHFMPEEECYHCMASLVAAKDKMFITQTKLLYEVTWKTVEQITRKHVKSAAVHLARHCSGSRAERIYMDWIWWILQLLPFQHLVRVMDCFLHEGIKVFYRVAMAIVLLFYKHSSLQNSEWMNEISKSGIDATLSKFCRQIPVTPAKFLRTAFGIRGLSSAYISRVFLRTEMALKSRSVLTGSRSLARSRSTDNLPTSQSQVNIQMMSHTLTIREGAHSPGPRALSMGVYPIQSICSQILDMPDLFTLWSWLPMRITMYQPILLYTTEEHGCSLTTFYVRVEQHEPTLLMIKTCNNEVFGAYCSTRWCERNLKNDKGQRQAYFGTGETFLFSLYPERAKYPWIGMDTSHNDAKVHHSAELFMAADSKMITIGGGDGQAIWMDENIRFGKTDRCSTFNNPPLCASGDFEIRVLEVYGFAGA, encoded by the exons ATGTTAGTCACACAGACACCCTCCTCGATGGACAATCAGCCGAATATGATGTCGGTACTCGAGGAGGAGACGAACGTCGATATCGATGACGCGTTCCCGCCGCACGTTGACACGGCGAACATCGTCATACTGCCCGAGTCGCCTACCAGCAAGAAGCAAGCGCTGAAGACCTTCAACGAGGTCAACGCGCTTCTCCAGGCTGGCAGAAAGAGGGAGGTTAAGCTGATCATAAGGGAGAATGCGTGGCCATTGAACAACGGGATCAGGGCGCAACTATGGCCAGCTCTTTGCAACCAGCATGCACACGGCAAGAACATGCTCGATGGCTTCTATTGGGACATGGTCAACCAAGTGTTTGGGACCACAG AGCTGCCGGAAAAATCAATCATGTTACCGCCGTTTGTGGATAGCACTCATTGCCTGTCGTACAACCTGACAAGAACAGGCAGGAGTGTGGCGGACAGGGTCGTGTCTGTGCTAGGATACGCCTGTCCTGATATCACCTACAGTCCTTCTCTTTATCCCATTACAGTACTTCTTCTTCACTTTATGCCAG AGGAGGAGTGTTATCATTGTATGGCCAGCCTGGTGGCCGCTAAAGACAAGATGTTCATCACGCAGACCAAGCTCCTCTACGAGGTTACCTGGAAAACTGTGGAGCAGATCACCAGAAAGCACGTG AAATCAGCCGCGGTACATTTAGCGAGGCACTGTTCTGGATCAAGAGCAGAAAGAATCTACATGGATTGGATCTGGTGGATTCTACAACTTCTCCCATTCCAACATCTAGTCAGGGTTATGGACTGTTTTCTTCACGAAGGCATCAAG GTCTTCTATCGAGTAGCAATGGCTATAGTTTTATTATTCTATAAACACTCATCATTGCAAAACTCTGAATGGAtgaatgaaatttctaaaaGCGGTATTGACGCTACATTATCGAAGTTCTGCAGGCAAATACCG GTAACGCCAGCTAAATTTTTACGGACCGCGTTTGGGATACGCGGTCTCAGTTCTGCATACATATCAAGGGTATTTTTGCGCACAGAAATGGCTCTTAAAAGTAGAAGCGTTTTAACGGGATCCAGATCGTTGGCGCGATCGCGATCCACGGACAATCTGCCTACGAGTCAGTCTCAAGTCAACATTCAGATGATGTCGCACACGCTCACGATACGAGAA GGTGCACACAGTCCTGGACCGCGTGCTCTGTCAATGGGCGTTTATCCCATACAAAGCATATGTTCCCAGATTCTAGACATGCCTGAT TTATTCACATTGTGGTCCTGGCTGCCGATGAGGATCACCATGTATCAGCCAATTCTACTGTACACGACAGAAGAGCATGGTTGTTCGTTGACAACATTTTACGTAAGGGTAGAGCAACACGAACCAACTCTGCTGATGATCAAAACGTGTAACAACGAA GTGTTTGGTGCCTACTGTTCTACAAGATGGTGCGAACGCAATTTAAAGAACGATAAAGGACAAAGACAAGCTTATTTCGGTACGGGGGAAACGTTCCTGTTCAGTTTGTATCCTGAACGAGCAaagtatccttggataggcatggACACCTCGCACAACGATGCGAAAGTTCATCATTCGGCTGAACTGTTCATGGCGGCAGATTCCAAAATGATAACAATTGGCGGAGG AGACGGACAAGCGATATGGATGGACGAAAACATAAGATTCGGCAAAACAGATCGGTGCTCCACGTTTAACAATCCACCTCTTTGTGCTAGTGGCGACTTTGAGATTAGGGTACTAGAAGTATACGGTTTTGCCGGTGCTTGA
- the Sky gene encoding GTPase-activating protein skywalker isoform X1: MLVTQTPSSMDNQPNMMSVLEEETNVDIDDAFPPHVDTANIVILPESPTSKKQALKTFNEVNALLQAGRKREVKLIIRENAWPLNNGIRAQLWPALCNQHAHGKNMLDGFYWDMVNQVFGTTELPEKSIMLPPFVDSTHCLSYNLTRTGRSVADRVVSVLGYACPDITYSPSLYPITVLLLHFMPEEECYHCMASLVAAKDKMFITQTKLLYEVTWKTVEQITRKHVKSAAVHLARHCSGSRAERIYMDWIWWILQLLPFQHLVRVMDCFLHEGIKVFYRVAMAIVLLFYKHSSLQNSEWMNEISKSGIDATLSKFCRQIPVTPAKFLRTAFGIRGLSSAYISRVFLRTEMALKSRSVLTGSRSLARSRSTDNLPTSQSQVNIQMMSHTLTIREKECEDTYKDRGAHSPGPRALSMGVYPIQSICSQILDMPDLFTLWSWLPMRITMYQPILLYTTEEHGCSLTTFYVRVEQHEPTLLMIKTCNNEVFGAYCSTRWCERNLKNDKGQRQAYFGTGETFLFSLYPERAKYPWIGMDTSHNDAKVHHSAELFMAADSKMITIGGGDGQAIWMDENIRFGKTDRCSTFNNPPLCASGDFEIRVLEVYGFAGA; the protein is encoded by the exons ATGTTAGTCACACAGACACCCTCCTCGATGGACAATCAGCCGAATATGATGTCGGTACTCGAGGAGGAGACGAACGTCGATATCGATGACGCGTTCCCGCCGCACGTTGACACGGCGAACATCGTCATACTGCCCGAGTCGCCTACCAGCAAGAAGCAAGCGCTGAAGACCTTCAACGAGGTCAACGCGCTTCTCCAGGCTGGCAGAAAGAGGGAGGTTAAGCTGATCATAAGGGAGAATGCGTGGCCATTGAACAACGGGATCAGGGCGCAACTATGGCCAGCTCTTTGCAACCAGCATGCACACGGCAAGAACATGCTCGATGGCTTCTATTGGGACATGGTCAACCAAGTGTTTGGGACCACAG AGCTGCCGGAAAAATCAATCATGTTACCGCCGTTTGTGGATAGCACTCATTGCCTGTCGTACAACCTGACAAGAACAGGCAGGAGTGTGGCGGACAGGGTCGTGTCTGTGCTAGGATACGCCTGTCCTGATATCACCTACAGTCCTTCTCTTTATCCCATTACAGTACTTCTTCTTCACTTTATGCCAG AGGAGGAGTGTTATCATTGTATGGCCAGCCTGGTGGCCGCTAAAGACAAGATGTTCATCACGCAGACCAAGCTCCTCTACGAGGTTACCTGGAAAACTGTGGAGCAGATCACCAGAAAGCACGTG AAATCAGCCGCGGTACATTTAGCGAGGCACTGTTCTGGATCAAGAGCAGAAAGAATCTACATGGATTGGATCTGGTGGATTCTACAACTTCTCCCATTCCAACATCTAGTCAGGGTTATGGACTGTTTTCTTCACGAAGGCATCAAG GTCTTCTATCGAGTAGCAATGGCTATAGTTTTATTATTCTATAAACACTCATCATTGCAAAACTCTGAATGGAtgaatgaaatttctaaaaGCGGTATTGACGCTACATTATCGAAGTTCTGCAGGCAAATACCG GTAACGCCAGCTAAATTTTTACGGACCGCGTTTGGGATACGCGGTCTCAGTTCTGCATACATATCAAGGGTATTTTTGCGCACAGAAATGGCTCTTAAAAGTAGAAGCGTTTTAACGGGATCCAGATCGTTGGCGCGATCGCGATCCACGGACAATCTGCCTACGAGTCAGTCTCAAGTCAACATTCAGATGATGTCGCACACGCTCACGATACGAGAA AAAGAGTGTGAAGACACATACAAAGACAGG GGTGCACACAGTCCTGGACCGCGTGCTCTGTCAATGGGCGTTTATCCCATACAAAGCATATGTTCCCAGATTCTAGACATGCCTGAT TTATTCACATTGTGGTCCTGGCTGCCGATGAGGATCACCATGTATCAGCCAATTCTACTGTACACGACAGAAGAGCATGGTTGTTCGTTGACAACATTTTACGTAAGGGTAGAGCAACACGAACCAACTCTGCTGATGATCAAAACGTGTAACAACGAA GTGTTTGGTGCCTACTGTTCTACAAGATGGTGCGAACGCAATTTAAAGAACGATAAAGGACAAAGACAAGCTTATTTCGGTACGGGGGAAACGTTCCTGTTCAGTTTGTATCCTGAACGAGCAaagtatccttggataggcatggACACCTCGCACAACGATGCGAAAGTTCATCATTCGGCTGAACTGTTCATGGCGGCAGATTCCAAAATGATAACAATTGGCGGAGG AGACGGACAAGCGATATGGATGGACGAAAACATAAGATTCGGCAAAACAGATCGGTGCTCCACGTTTAACAATCCACCTCTTTGTGCTAGTGGCGACTTTGAGATTAGGGTACTAGAAGTATACGGTTTTGCCGGTGCTTGA